The following proteins come from a genomic window of Populus nigra chromosome 6, ddPopNigr1.1, whole genome shotgun sequence:
- the LOC133697267 gene encoding two-component response regulator ARR2-like isoform X2 codes for MLNLGYCKGSMSTASSGGVSDQFPAGLRVLVVDDDPTCLLILEKMLRTCLYEVTKCNRAEIALSLLRENRNGYDIVISDVHMPDMDGFKLLELIGLEMDLPVIMMSADDGKNVVMKGVTHGACDYLIKPIRIEALKNIWQHVVRKRKNEWKDLEQSGSVEEGGDRQQKQSEDADYSSSANEGSWKNSKRRKDEEEEADERDDTSTLKKPRVVWSVELHQQFVAAVNQLGIDKAVPKKILELMNVPGLTRENVASHLQKYRLYLRRLSGVSQNQSGMGNSFISPQEATYGPLSSLNGLDLQTLAAAGQIPAQSLATLQAAGLGRSTAKPRMPMPIVDQRNLFSFENPKLRFGEGQQQHVNNGKQINLLHGIPTTMEPKQLAHSAQSLGSMNMQLNAHGDQSGQSGSLLMQMSQQQSRGQILNETTSSQVPRLPSSIGQPIVTNAIASGVLARNGLAENGRGTGFNPVSQSSPTLNFPLNTTAELTATSFALGSAPGVPSLTSKGTFPEDISSEMKGPGGFIMPSYDIFSDLQHHRSHDWELQNVGMAFNGSQQSNSLQSNVDVASSVLAHQGFSSSQSNGQGRNVSAVSKPIFSAGDATGHVNAQSLGQPLNTFFAENLVRVKTERVPDANLQTTLFNEQFGQEDLMSALLKQQQQQQAGIGPAEIEFDFDGYSLDNIPV; via the exons ATGTTGAATCTCGGTTACTGTAAAGGATCAATGTCAACGGCTAGTTCTGGTGGTGTTTCAGATCAGTTCCCGGCAGGGTTACGTGTGTTGGTTGTTGATGATGATCCAACATGTCTTTTGATCTTGGAGAAGATGCTTAGGACCTGCCTTTATGAAG TCACAAAGTGTAACCGAGCAGAGATTGCGTTGTCTTTACTTCGAGAGAACAGAAACGGGTACGATATTGTTATAAGTGATGTCCACATGCCAGATATGGATGGATTTAAACTTCTCGAGCTTATTGGGCTAGAGATGGATCTGCCTGTTATCA TGATGTCAGCTGATGATGGGAAAAATGTGGTCATGAAAGGTGTAACTCATGGTGCTTGTGATTACCTGATTAAACCGATTCGCATTGAGGCACTTAAGAACATATGGCAGCACGTGGTTCGGAAGAGAAAGAACGAGTGGAAGGATTTGGAGCAATCAGGGAGTGTAGAAGAGGGAGGAGATAGGCAGCAGAAACAATCTGAAGATGCAGATTACTCATCCTCTGCAAACGAAGGAAGTTGGAAAAACTCAAAGAGGAGAaaagatgaggaagaagaagcagacGAGAGGGATGATACATCCACATTAAAGAAACCACGTGTGGTTTGGTCAGTTGAACTTCACCAACAGTTTGTTGCAGCAGTTAATCAACTAGGAATTGACA AGGCAGTTCCCAAGAAAATTCTGGAGTTGATGAATGTTCCTGGGCTCACCAGAGAAAATGTTGCCAGCCACCTCCAG AAATATCGCTTGTATCTTAGAAGGTTAAGTGGGGTTTCACAGAACCAGAGCGGTATGGGCAACTCTTTTATCAGCCCACAAGAAGCAACATATGGTCCATTGTCCTCGCTTAATGGGCTTGACCTTCAAACTCTTGCTGCTGCTGGTCAAATCCCTGCACAAAGTCTCGCCACACTGCAAGCAGCCGGACTTGGTCGATCAACAGCAAAGCCTAGAATGCCCATGCCAATTGTTGATCAGAGGAACCTTTTCAGCTttgaaaacccaaaattaaGATTTGGGGAGGGGCAACAGCAACATGTGAACAATGGTAAGCAAATAAACTTACTTCATGGAATCCCAACCACAATGGAGCCGAAGCAGCTAGCCCATTCAGCTCAGTCCCTTGGGAGCATGAATATGCAACTCAATGCCCATGGAGACCAGAGTGGTCAGAGTGGTTCTTTGCTGATGCAGATGTCTCAACAGCAGTCTAGGGGCCAGATACTAAATGAAACTACCAGCAGCCAAGTTCCCAGACTCCCATCGTCCATAGGGCAGCCTATTGTAACTAATGCAATTGCCAGTGGGGTCTTGGCAAGAAATGGATTAGCTGAAAATGGCAGAGGAACAGGATTCAATCCAGTTTCACAATCATCTCCAACGTTGAATTTCCCCTTGAACACCACAGCTGAATTGACAGCCACTAGTTTTGCTCTTGGAAGTGCTCCTGGGGTGCCTAGTCTCACATCCAAGGGGACATTTCCCGAAGATATTAGCTCAGAAATGAAAGGACCTGGAGGATTCATCATGCCaagttatgatatttttagtgaCTTGCAACACCATAGATCCCATGATTGGGAGTTGCAGAATGTAGGCATGGCCTTCAATGGTTCTCAGCAATCCAACTCTCTGCAAAGCAATGTCGATGTGGCATCATCAGTTTTAGCTCATCAGGGCTTCTCTTCTAGCCAAAGTAATGGACAGGGCAGGAATGTATCTGCTGTCAGCAAGCCAATATTTTCAGCAGGAGATGCAACGGGCCATGTGAATGCACAAAGTCTCGGACAACCTCTCAACACCTTTTTTGCCGAGAATTTAGTGAGAGTTAAGACTGAAAGAGTCCCTGATGCAAACCTTCAAACTACCCTCTTTAATGAACAGTTTGGTCAGGAAGATCTCATGAGTGCGCTTCTCAAACAA cagcagcagcagcaggcaGGCATTGGACCAGCTGAAATTGAATTCGACTTCGATGGGTATTCCCTGGATAATATTCCTGTGTAG
- the LOC133697268 gene encoding COBRA-like protein 7, producing MLSLTLNLLFFFIFATIPFANSQTPTPEAPAPASSTCNGIFLSYQYNGGSQIKPTDPTLQPYRFKSTLTVQNNGRDELKSWKVFVGFQNDELLVSASNAVLADGTTLPAAVGNGTVFAGFPMTDLKTAIETAGDDTQTSVQVQFLGTQFGVPLKDVPWPSNISLTNDGFVCPATAKEGSVMFVCCTRDSKFKTNITLDEEFLPRQNGDLTIMYDVIRTYDSSYWAQVSIANHNPLGRLDNWKLSWDWMKDEFIYSMKGAYPYILDSTDCIYGPQGKYYEKLDFSDVLNCERRPTIVDLPPTKANDTTLGLIPFCCRNGTILPPSMDPSKSTSAFQLQVFKMPPDLNRSQISPPQNWKINGTLNPDYQCGPPVRVSPSQFPDPSGLPANKTAVASWQVVCNITHPKGVSPRCCVSFSAYYNDSVIPCNTCACGCPSNTARTCSATAPAVLLPPQALLVPYENRTAMSVAWSALKHRAVPNPFPCADNCGVSINWHLFTDYNRGWSARITLFNWQETSFPDWFAAVQLDKAAAGFEAMYSFNGSMLEMDGVNNTILMEGLPGLNYLVAETDGANPQKDPRVPGKQQTVISFTKKNIPGVNIAAGDGFPTKVFFNGEECSLPSIYPTSNSNGKGSTMILSILLAAVVVLLIQQ from the exons ATGTTGTCTTTAACCTTAAATCTCctgtttttcttcatctttgcaACAATACCCTTCGCCAACTCCCAAACACCAACACCAGAAGCACCAGCTCCAGCATCCAGTACTTGCAATGGCATCTTCTTATCATACCAGTATAATGGGGGATCACAGATAAAACCAACTGACCCCACACTCCAACCTTACAGATTTAAATCGACGCTAACTGTGCAAAACAACGGCCGTGATGAACTTAAATCATGGAAGGTTTTTGTGGGTTTTCAAAATGATGAGCTTTTAGTTTCTGCTTCTAATGCTGTTCTCGCCGATGGTACTACCTTGCCTGCTGCTGTTGGGAATGGTACTGTTTTCGCTGGTTTCCCAATGACTGATTTGAAAACTGCTATTGAGACTGCTGGCGATGACACTCAAACTAGTGTCCAGGTTCAGTTTTTAGGGACTCAGTTTGGAGTTCCTTTGAAGGATGTGCCTTGGCCTTCTAATATTTCTCTTACTAATGATGGCTTTGTTTGCCCTGCCACTGCTAAAGAAG GAAGTGTCATGTTTGTTTGCTGCACTAGAGACTCAAAATTTAAAACGAACATCACTTTAGATGAAGAGTTCTTGCCCCGCCAGAATGGAGATCTTACAATCATGTATGACGTGATCAGAACATACGACTCGAGTTATTGGGCACAGGTTTCTATTGCAAACCATAATCCTCTTGGTCGACTTGATAACTGGAAATTGAGCTGGGACTGGATGAAGGATGAATTTATCTATTCCATGAAAGGGGCTTATCCTTACATTCTTGATTCAACTGACTGCATATATGGTCCTCAAGGTAAATACTACGAAAAGCTAGACTTTTCCGATGTATTAAACTGTGAGAGAAGGCCAACGATAGTTGATTTGCCTCCAACAAAGGCTAATGACACAACCCTTGGATTGATCCCTTTTTGTTGCCGAAATGGTACTATCTTGCCACCATCCATGGATCCAAGCAAGTCGACTTCAGCTTTCCAGCTTCAGGTTTTTAAAATGCCTCCAGATCTCAATCGCTCTCAGATCTCACCACCACAGAACTGGAAGATCAATGGCACACTTAACCCTGATTATCAATGTGGACCTCCAGTTAGGGTGAGCCCTAGCCAATTCCCTGATCCATCTGGCTTACCAGCAAATAAAACTGCAGTTGCCAGCTGGCAGGTGGTGTGTAATATCACCCATCCCAAGGGAGTAAGCCCTAGATGTTGTGTTTCATTTTCTGCTTACTACAATGATTCTGTTATCCCTTGCAACACTTGTGCTTGTGGGTGCCCTAGTAATACTGCCCGTACTTGTAGTGCTACTGCTCCAGCTGTTCTTCTTCCACCACAGGCACTTCTCGTTCCTTATGAGAATCGGACTGCCATGTCTGTAGCTTGGTCTGCTCTCAAACATCGGGCTGTGCCAAACCCATTTCCTTGTGCAGATAATTGTGGAGTTAGTATCAACTGGCACTTGTTTACTGATTATAACCGTGGATGGAGTGCAAGAATCACACTCTTCAATTGGCAAGAAACTTCATTCCCTGATTGGTTTGCTGCAGTGCAATTGGACAAAGCTGCTGCTGGTTTTGAAGCTATGTACTCATTCAATGGAAGCATGTTGGAGATGGATGGTGTCAACAACACCATATTAATGGAGGGACTTCCAGGGTTGAACTATCTTGTGGCAGAGACTGATGGAGCCAACCCACAAAAGGATCCCAGGGTTCCTGGAAAACAACAGACAGTGATCTCATTCACTAAGAAAAATATACCAGGAGTAAATATTGCTGCTGGAGATGGGTTTCCTACAAAAGTGTTCTTCAATGGGGAAGAGTGCTCACTCCCTTCGATATACCCAACAAGCAACAGCAATGGAAAGGGATCGACCATGATATTATCAATTCTCCTGGCAGCTGTGGTGGTGTTGTTGATACAGCAATAG
- the LOC133697267 gene encoding two-component response regulator ARR2-like isoform X1, producing the protein MLNLGYCKGSMSTASSGGVSDQFPAGLRVLVVDDDPTCLLILEKMLRTCLYEVTKCNRAEIALSLLRENRNGYDIVISDVHMPDMDGFKLLELIGLEMDLPVIMMSADDGKNVVMKGVTHGACDYLIKPIRIEALKNIWQHVVRKRKNEWKDLEQSGSVEEGGDRQQKQSEDADYSSSANEGSWKNSKRRKDEEEEADERDDTSTLKKPRVVWSVELHQQFVAAVNQLGIDKAVPKKILELMNVPGLTRENVASHLQKYRLYLRRLSGVSQNQSGMGNSFISPQEATYGPLSSLNGLDLQTLAAAGQIPAQSLATLQAAGLGRSTAKPRMPMPIVDQRNLFSFENPKLRFGEGQQQHVNNGKQINLLHGIPTTMEPKQLAHSAQSLGSMNMQLNAHGDQSGQSGSLLMQMSQQQSRGQILNETTSSQVPRLPSSIGQPIVTNAIASGVLARNGLAENGRGTGFNPVSQSSPTLNFPLNTTAELTATSFALGSAPGVPSLTSKGTFPEDISSEMKGPGGFIMPSYDIFSDLQHHRSHDWELQNVGMAFNGSQQSNSLQSNVDVASSVLAHQGFSSSQSNGQGRNVSAVSKPIFSAGDATGHVNAQSLGQPLNTFFAENLVRVKTERVPDANLQTTLFNEQFGQEDLMSALLKQQQQQQQAGIGPAEIEFDFDGYSLDNIPV; encoded by the exons ATGTTGAATCTCGGTTACTGTAAAGGATCAATGTCAACGGCTAGTTCTGGTGGTGTTTCAGATCAGTTCCCGGCAGGGTTACGTGTGTTGGTTGTTGATGATGATCCAACATGTCTTTTGATCTTGGAGAAGATGCTTAGGACCTGCCTTTATGAAG TCACAAAGTGTAACCGAGCAGAGATTGCGTTGTCTTTACTTCGAGAGAACAGAAACGGGTACGATATTGTTATAAGTGATGTCCACATGCCAGATATGGATGGATTTAAACTTCTCGAGCTTATTGGGCTAGAGATGGATCTGCCTGTTATCA TGATGTCAGCTGATGATGGGAAAAATGTGGTCATGAAAGGTGTAACTCATGGTGCTTGTGATTACCTGATTAAACCGATTCGCATTGAGGCACTTAAGAACATATGGCAGCACGTGGTTCGGAAGAGAAAGAACGAGTGGAAGGATTTGGAGCAATCAGGGAGTGTAGAAGAGGGAGGAGATAGGCAGCAGAAACAATCTGAAGATGCAGATTACTCATCCTCTGCAAACGAAGGAAGTTGGAAAAACTCAAAGAGGAGAaaagatgaggaagaagaagcagacGAGAGGGATGATACATCCACATTAAAGAAACCACGTGTGGTTTGGTCAGTTGAACTTCACCAACAGTTTGTTGCAGCAGTTAATCAACTAGGAATTGACA AGGCAGTTCCCAAGAAAATTCTGGAGTTGATGAATGTTCCTGGGCTCACCAGAGAAAATGTTGCCAGCCACCTCCAG AAATATCGCTTGTATCTTAGAAGGTTAAGTGGGGTTTCACAGAACCAGAGCGGTATGGGCAACTCTTTTATCAGCCCACAAGAAGCAACATATGGTCCATTGTCCTCGCTTAATGGGCTTGACCTTCAAACTCTTGCTGCTGCTGGTCAAATCCCTGCACAAAGTCTCGCCACACTGCAAGCAGCCGGACTTGGTCGATCAACAGCAAAGCCTAGAATGCCCATGCCAATTGTTGATCAGAGGAACCTTTTCAGCTttgaaaacccaaaattaaGATTTGGGGAGGGGCAACAGCAACATGTGAACAATGGTAAGCAAATAAACTTACTTCATGGAATCCCAACCACAATGGAGCCGAAGCAGCTAGCCCATTCAGCTCAGTCCCTTGGGAGCATGAATATGCAACTCAATGCCCATGGAGACCAGAGTGGTCAGAGTGGTTCTTTGCTGATGCAGATGTCTCAACAGCAGTCTAGGGGCCAGATACTAAATGAAACTACCAGCAGCCAAGTTCCCAGACTCCCATCGTCCATAGGGCAGCCTATTGTAACTAATGCAATTGCCAGTGGGGTCTTGGCAAGAAATGGATTAGCTGAAAATGGCAGAGGAACAGGATTCAATCCAGTTTCACAATCATCTCCAACGTTGAATTTCCCCTTGAACACCACAGCTGAATTGACAGCCACTAGTTTTGCTCTTGGAAGTGCTCCTGGGGTGCCTAGTCTCACATCCAAGGGGACATTTCCCGAAGATATTAGCTCAGAAATGAAAGGACCTGGAGGATTCATCATGCCaagttatgatatttttagtgaCTTGCAACACCATAGATCCCATGATTGGGAGTTGCAGAATGTAGGCATGGCCTTCAATGGTTCTCAGCAATCCAACTCTCTGCAAAGCAATGTCGATGTGGCATCATCAGTTTTAGCTCATCAGGGCTTCTCTTCTAGCCAAAGTAATGGACAGGGCAGGAATGTATCTGCTGTCAGCAAGCCAATATTTTCAGCAGGAGATGCAACGGGCCATGTGAATGCACAAAGTCTCGGACAACCTCTCAACACCTTTTTTGCCGAGAATTTAGTGAGAGTTAAGACTGAAAGAGTCCCTGATGCAAACCTTCAAACTACCCTCTTTAATGAACAGTTTGGTCAGGAAGATCTCATGAGTGCGCTTCTCAAACAA cagcagcagcagcagcaggcaGGCATTGGACCAGCTGAAATTGAATTCGACTTCGATGGGTATTCCCTGGATAATATTCCTGTGTAG
- the LOC133697267 gene encoding two-component response regulator ARR2-like isoform X3, with product MLNLGYCKGSMSTASSGGVSDQFPAGLRVLVVDDDPTCLLILEKMLRTCLYEVTKCNRAEIALSLLRENRNGYDIVISDVHMPDMDGFKLLELIGLEMDLPVIMMSADDGKNVVMKGVTHGACDYLIKPIRIEALKNIWQHVVRKRKNEWKDLEQSGSVEEGGDRQQKQSEDADYSSSANEGSWKNSKRRKDEEEEADERDDTSTLKKPRVVWSVELHQQFVAAVNQLGIDKAVPKKILELMNVPGLTRENVASHLQKYRLYLRRLSGVSQNQSGMGNSFISPQEATYGPLSSLNGLDLQTLAAAGQIPAQSLATLQAAGLGRSTAKPRMPMPIVDQRNLFSFENPKLRFGEGQQQHVNNGKQINLLHGIPTTMEPKQLAHSAQSLGSMNMQLNAHGDQSGQSGSLLMQMSQQQSRGQILNETTSSQVPRLPSSIGQPIVTNAIASGVLARNGLAENGRGTGFNPVSQSSPTLNFPLNTTAELTATSFALGSAPGVPSLTSKGTFPEDISSEMKGPGGFIMPSYDIFSDLQHHRSHDWELQNVGMAFNGSQQSNSLQSNVDVASSVLAHQGFSSSQSNGQGRNVSAVSKPIFSAGDATGHVNAQSLGQPLNTFFAENLVRVKTERVPDANLQTTLFNEQFGQEDLMSALLKQQQAGIGPAEIEFDFDGYSLDNIPV from the exons ATGTTGAATCTCGGTTACTGTAAAGGATCAATGTCAACGGCTAGTTCTGGTGGTGTTTCAGATCAGTTCCCGGCAGGGTTACGTGTGTTGGTTGTTGATGATGATCCAACATGTCTTTTGATCTTGGAGAAGATGCTTAGGACCTGCCTTTATGAAG TCACAAAGTGTAACCGAGCAGAGATTGCGTTGTCTTTACTTCGAGAGAACAGAAACGGGTACGATATTGTTATAAGTGATGTCCACATGCCAGATATGGATGGATTTAAACTTCTCGAGCTTATTGGGCTAGAGATGGATCTGCCTGTTATCA TGATGTCAGCTGATGATGGGAAAAATGTGGTCATGAAAGGTGTAACTCATGGTGCTTGTGATTACCTGATTAAACCGATTCGCATTGAGGCACTTAAGAACATATGGCAGCACGTGGTTCGGAAGAGAAAGAACGAGTGGAAGGATTTGGAGCAATCAGGGAGTGTAGAAGAGGGAGGAGATAGGCAGCAGAAACAATCTGAAGATGCAGATTACTCATCCTCTGCAAACGAAGGAAGTTGGAAAAACTCAAAGAGGAGAaaagatgaggaagaagaagcagacGAGAGGGATGATACATCCACATTAAAGAAACCACGTGTGGTTTGGTCAGTTGAACTTCACCAACAGTTTGTTGCAGCAGTTAATCAACTAGGAATTGACA AGGCAGTTCCCAAGAAAATTCTGGAGTTGATGAATGTTCCTGGGCTCACCAGAGAAAATGTTGCCAGCCACCTCCAG AAATATCGCTTGTATCTTAGAAGGTTAAGTGGGGTTTCACAGAACCAGAGCGGTATGGGCAACTCTTTTATCAGCCCACAAGAAGCAACATATGGTCCATTGTCCTCGCTTAATGGGCTTGACCTTCAAACTCTTGCTGCTGCTGGTCAAATCCCTGCACAAAGTCTCGCCACACTGCAAGCAGCCGGACTTGGTCGATCAACAGCAAAGCCTAGAATGCCCATGCCAATTGTTGATCAGAGGAACCTTTTCAGCTttgaaaacccaaaattaaGATTTGGGGAGGGGCAACAGCAACATGTGAACAATGGTAAGCAAATAAACTTACTTCATGGAATCCCAACCACAATGGAGCCGAAGCAGCTAGCCCATTCAGCTCAGTCCCTTGGGAGCATGAATATGCAACTCAATGCCCATGGAGACCAGAGTGGTCAGAGTGGTTCTTTGCTGATGCAGATGTCTCAACAGCAGTCTAGGGGCCAGATACTAAATGAAACTACCAGCAGCCAAGTTCCCAGACTCCCATCGTCCATAGGGCAGCCTATTGTAACTAATGCAATTGCCAGTGGGGTCTTGGCAAGAAATGGATTAGCTGAAAATGGCAGAGGAACAGGATTCAATCCAGTTTCACAATCATCTCCAACGTTGAATTTCCCCTTGAACACCACAGCTGAATTGACAGCCACTAGTTTTGCTCTTGGAAGTGCTCCTGGGGTGCCTAGTCTCACATCCAAGGGGACATTTCCCGAAGATATTAGCTCAGAAATGAAAGGACCTGGAGGATTCATCATGCCaagttatgatatttttagtgaCTTGCAACACCATAGATCCCATGATTGGGAGTTGCAGAATGTAGGCATGGCCTTCAATGGTTCTCAGCAATCCAACTCTCTGCAAAGCAATGTCGATGTGGCATCATCAGTTTTAGCTCATCAGGGCTTCTCTTCTAGCCAAAGTAATGGACAGGGCAGGAATGTATCTGCTGTCAGCAAGCCAATATTTTCAGCAGGAGATGCAACGGGCCATGTGAATGCACAAAGTCTCGGACAACCTCTCAACACCTTTTTTGCCGAGAATTTAGTGAGAGTTAAGACTGAAAGAGTCCCTGATGCAAACCTTCAAACTACCCTCTTTAATGAACAGTTTGGTCAGGAAGATCTCATGAGTGCGCTTCTCAAACAA cagcaggcaGGCATTGGACCAGCTGAAATTGAATTCGACTTCGATGGGTATTCCCTGGATAATATTCCTGTGTAG